The following proteins are encoded in a genomic region of Cataglyphis hispanica isolate Lineage 1 chromosome 1, ULB_Chis1_1.0, whole genome shotgun sequence:
- the LOC126852608 gene encoding uncharacterized protein LOC126852608, which produces MSAELNTMLNAQRDIHYRMSRSMDNLRNLCNSGINPGSIEARIRILDQLWAKFETQHELIRITYKERYNESEYATDFFDTAENTYIQQTRGKLAEYAECYQTVLSTSAASNEQQNNDRSLKSALPKIKLSPFSGAYEYWPSFRDLFLSVIGENSAMSPIERFHYLLSGLQGPAEKLIRP; this is translated from the coding sequence ATGAGCGCAGAATTAAACACCATGCTGAACGCTCAGCGTGACATCCATTATCGCATGTCAAGATCGATGGACAATCTGAGGAACCTGTGCAATTCGGGCATTAATCCCGGCAGCATCGAAGCCCGCATTAGGATCCTGGATCAGCTGTGGGCCAAATTCGAAACACAGCACGAACTTATCCGCATCACCTACAAGGAGAGATATAACGAGAGTGAGTACGCAACTGACTTTTTTGATACTGCAGAAAATACTTACATTCAACAAACACGCGGTAAGCTCGCCGAATACGCCGAATGTTACCAAACCGTTCTTTCAACGTCGGCTGCGTCGAACGAGCAACAAAATAACGATCGCTCATTAAAATCCGCACTgccaaagataaaattatctccGTTCTCAGGCGCGTACGAATATTGGCCGTCCTTCCGCGATTTATTCCTGTCTGTGATCGGCGAGAATTCTGCTATGTCTCCGATTGAGCGATTTCATTACTTGCTCTCGGGCTTGCAAGGACCTGCGGAAAAATTGATACGGCCGTGA